Proteins encoded by one window of Vigna radiata var. radiata cultivar VC1973A chromosome 5, Vradiata_ver6, whole genome shotgun sequence:
- the LOC106760503 gene encoding uncharacterized protein LOC106760503 has product MSSIVKEILASPIQMADQVSKMAEEAQNFRQECLELKSKTEKLAGLLRQAARNSSDLYERPTRRIIDDTEQVLDKALILVTKCRANSVIKRLFTIIPATAFRKTSMQLENSVGDVQWLLRVSASADERDDEYLGLPPIAANEPILCLIWEQVAILLSGAPLEDRNDAAASLVSLARDNDRYGKLIIEEGGVPPLLKLLKEGHLEGQENAARAIGLLGKDPESVEHIVNAGVCSVFAKILKDGHMKVQAVVAWAISELAANHPKCQDHFSQNNAIRLLVSHLAFETIQEHSKYAIANKARSIHTLVLESNTTNTHEYEDDKNVALRPTGTNTSTQMHNVVSNTMAMKGIAQKNNATATAGTPHNSGVTNAKKHQGGTPHVSIAGTSIKGREYEDPVTKAEMKAMAARALWQLARGNLSVCRSITESRALLCFAVLLEKGPEDVQSYSAMALMEITAVSEQHAELRRSAFKPTAPAAKAVLDQLLRVIENEQDDLLIPCIRSVGNLARTFRATETRLVGPLVKLLDEREAHVSTEAAIALNKFACTENYLHENHCNAIIEAGGAKHLIQLVYFGEQMVQIPSVTLLCYIALHVPKSETLAQEEVLIVLEWCTKQAHLVEEHSILQLLPEAKSRLELYQSRGRGFR; this is encoded by the coding sequence ATGTCGAGCATCGTCAAGGAGATCCTGGCGAGCCCGATACAAATGGCGGACCAGGTATCGAAGATGGCGGAGGAGGCCCAGAATTTCCGACAGGAATGTCTCGAGCTCAAATCCAAAACGGAGAAGCTCGCAGGGCTCCTCCGCCAGGCCGCGAGGAACAGCAGCGACCTATACGAGCGTCCCACGCGGCGCATCATCGACGACACCGAACAAGTCCTGGACAAGGCCCTCATACTCGTCACCAAATGCCGCGCCAACAGTGTCATCAAAAGACTCTTCACCATCATCCCCGCCACAGCCTTCCGCAAGACCTCCATGCAGCTAGAGAATTCCGTGGGCGATGTCCAGTGGCTCCTCCGCGTCTCTGCCTCCGCCGACGAGCGTGACGACGAGTACCTCGGGCTTCCCCCCATCGCTGCCAACGAACCCATCCTCTGCCTCATCTGGGAACAGGTTGCCATTCTCTTGTCCGGTGCCCCCTTGGAAGATCGCAACGACGCCGCCGCTTCATTGGTTTCGCTCGCTCGCGACAATGACCGTTACGGGAAACTGATCATCGAAGAGGGTGGCGTGCCCCCGCTGTTGAAGCTTCTGAAGGAAGGACACTTGGAAGGACAGGAGAACGCTGCGAGAGCCATTGGGCTTCTCGGGAAAGACCCTGAAAGTGTGGAACACATTGTGAACGCCGGTGTTTGTTCAGTGTTTGCCAAAATCCTCAAAGATGGTCACATGAAGGTTCAAGCGGTGGTGGCCTGGGCTATTTCTGAACTCGCTGCCAATCACCCCAAATGCCAGGATCATTTTTCTCAGAACAATGCCATACGCTTGCTCGTTAGCCATCTCGCCTTCGAGACCATTCAAGAGCATAGCAAGTACGCTATTGCCAACAAGGCCAGGTCCATTCACACCTTAGTTTTGGAGAGTAATACAACCAACACGCATGAATATGAAGATGATAAGAACGTTGCCCTTCGTCCAACGGGGACAAATACATCCACTCAGATGCACAACGTGGTTTCGAACACCATGGCAATGAAGGGCATTGCCCAAAAAAATAATGCCACTGCCACGGCTGGGACACCGCATAACAGCGGCGTTACAAACGCGAAAAAACATCAAGGTGGGACACCGCACGTGTCAATTGCTGGGACGAGTATCAAGGGGAGGGAATACGAAGACCCCGTCACAAAGGCAGAGATGAAGGCGATGGCAGCCAGAGCCTTATGGCAACTGGCGAGGGGTAACTTGAGTGTGTGTAGGAGCATAACAGAATCAAGGGCTCTTCTGTGTTTCGCAGTTTTGCTGGAAAAGGGTCCCGAAGACGTGCAATCTTACTCTGCGATGGCGTTAATGGAAATAACGGCCGTGTCGGAGCAACATGCAGAGCTGAGACGCTCTGCATTCAAACCCACAGCCCCTGCTGCAAAGGCTGTTCTTGATCAGCTTCTTAGAGTGATAGAAAACGAACAAGATGACCTGCTCATACCTTGCATAAGATCCGTTGGTAATTTGGCGAGAACTTTCAGAGCCACGGAAACAAGACTGGTTGGGCCATTGGTGAAACTCCTTGACGAAAGAGAAGCCCATGTTAGCACGGAAGCGGCAATTGCACTCAACAAATTTGCATGCACGGAAAACTACCTCCACGAGAACCACTGCAACGCCATCATAGAGGCTGGGGGCGCCAAGCACTTGATTCAACTGGTTTACTTTGGGGAGCAAATGGTTCAGATTCCTTCCGTGACTCTCCTTTGTTACATAGCGCTCCACGTCCCCAAGAGCGAGACACTGGCGCAAGAAGAGGTTCTCATAGTTCTGGAGTGGTGCACCAAGCAGGCACATCTCGTGGAGGAACACAGCATCTTACAACTGCTACCAGAAGCTAAGAGTAGACTCGAACTCTATCAATCAAGAGGAAGAGGATTCCGTTGA
- the LOC106762489 gene encoding pentatricopeptide repeat-containing protein At4g14850 — translation MNAASPNLLGSLLESAVSTRSSLLGRAVHALILRTHDTPLSSFLCNHLVNMYSKLDRINSAEILLLLTNPRTVVTWTSLISGCVHNRRFTSAFLHFNNMRRECVLPNDFTFPCVFKASASLCMPFTGKQLHTLALKGGNILDVFVGCSAFDMYSKTGLRVEACNMFDEMPHRNLATWNAYISNAVQDDRCLDAISAFKKFLCVGGEPNAITFCVFLNACADMASLELGIQLHGFIVRSRYREDVSVSNGLIDFYKKCGDMVSSEMVFNKIDSGRRNVVSWCSMLAALVQNHEEEMACMVFLKARKEVERTDFMISNVLSACAELGGLELXRSVHALAVKACVEENIFVGSALVDMYGKCGSIENAEQVFKEMPVRNLITWNAMIGAYAHLGDVDMALTLFEEMMTLGSFGIAPSNVTLVSVLSACSRAGAVERGLHIFESMRGRYGIKPGAEHYACIVDLLGRSGLVDRAYEFIKRMPILPTISVWGALLGSCKMHGKTELGKIAAEKLFQLDPDDSGNHVLFSNMLASAGRWEEATIVRKEMRDIGIKKNVGYSWVAVKNRVHVFQAKDSSHERNSEIQAMLAKLRGEMTKAGYVPDTNLSLFDLEEEEKASEVWYHSEKIALAFGLIALXHGVPIRITKNLRICGDCHSAIKFXSKIVGRDIIVRDNNRFHHFKDGWCSCKDYW, via the exons ATGAACGCGGCTTCTCCAAACCTGCTTGGTTCTTTGCTGGAATCAGCTGTTTCAACTCGCTCTTCCCTGCTTGGCCGTGCGGTCCACGCGCTTATCCTCAGAACCCATGACACCCCTCTCTCCTCCTTCCTCTGCAACCACCTCGTTAACATGTACTCCAAACTCGACCGTATCAACTCAGCTGAAATCCTTCTGTTACTCACCAACCCCCGCACCGTTGTCACCTGGACCTCTCTCATCTCCGGCTGCGTTCACAACCGTCGTTTCACCTCCGCTTTCCTCCACTTCAATAACATGCGCCGCGAGTGTGTTCTCCCTAACGACTTTACTTTCCCCTGCGTATTCAAAGCTTCGGCTTCGTTGTGCATGCCCTTTACTGGAAAACAGCTTCACACCCTCGCTCTAAAAGGTGGAAATATATTGGACGTGTTTGTTGGGTGCAGCGCCTTTGACATGTACAGCAAAACCGGCCTTCGAGTCGAGGCTTGTAACATGTTCGACGAAATGCCGCATAGAAACTTGGCCACGTGGAATGCGTATATTTCCAATGCAGTTCAGGATGACAGGTGTTTGGATGCAATTTCCGCGTTTAAAAAGTTTCTTTGTGTGGGTGGAGAGCCAAATGCGATAACGTTTTGTGTGTTTCTCAATGCGTGTGCTGACATGGCGAGTTTAGAGCTCGGGATTCAGTTGCACGGATTTATAGTTCGGAGCCGCTACCGGGAGGATGTCTCTGTTTCCAATGGGCTTATTGATTTCTACAAAAAATGTGGAGACATGGTGTCATCTGAAATggtttttaacaaaattgacaGTGGCAGGAGGAATGTTGTTTCCTGGTGCTCTATGCTTGCTGCTCTTGTGCAAAACCACGAGGAAGAAATGGCGTGTATGGTCTTTCTAAAGGCAAGGAAGGAGGTTGAGCGAACAGATTTCATGATATCGAATGTACTCAGTGCGTGTGCGGAGCTTGGAGGGCTTGAACTGNGCAGGTCAGTTCATGCTCTTGCTGTTAAAGCATGTGTCGAGGAGAATATATTTGTTGGGAGTGCACTTGTTGATATGTATGGAAAATGCGGAAGTATAGAGAACGCAGAGCAAGTATTCAAAGAAATGCCCGTGAGGAACCTAATCACTTGGAATGCAATGATAGGTGCATATGCACATTTGGGCGATGTTGACATGGCATTGACTTTATTTGAGGAGATGATGACATTGGGCAGCTTTGGTATAGCACCAAGTAATGTTACACTAGTTTCGGTATTGTCAGCGTGTAGTAGGGCAGGGGCAGTGGAGAGAGGTTTGCATATATTTGAATCCATGAGAGGGAGATATGGAATTAAACCAGGCGCTGAGCATTATGCATGTATTGTGGACCTTCTTGGGAGGTCTGGTTTGGTAGATCGTgcatatgaatttattaaaagaatgcCAATTCTTCCCACTATATCTGTATGGGGAGCTCTACTTGGGTCTTGCAAGATGCATGGGAAAACAGAGTTGGGGAAAATTGCAGCTGAGAAATTATTCCAGTTAGATCCTGACGACTCTGGCAACCATGTACTGTTTTCCAACATGCTTGCATCTGCTGGCAG ATGGGAAGAAGCAACTATTGTTAGGAAGGAAATGAGAGAtattggaattaaaaaaaatgttggttaTAGTTGGGTTGCTGTAAAGAATAGAGTCCATGTTTTCCAAGCAAAGGATAGTTCTCATGAAAGGAACTCTGAAATTCAGGCAATGCTAGCTAAGCTCAGAGGGGAGATGACCAAAGCTGGGTATGTTCCTGATACCAACCTATCACTTTTTgatttagaagaagaagaaaaggctTCAGAAGTATGGTACCACAGTGAGAAGATTGCTCTAGCATTTGGCCTCATAGCTCTCNCTCATGGAGTGCCCATACGTATTACAAAAAATCTTAGGATTTGTGGAGATTGTCATAGTGCCATTAAGTTCATNTCAAAAATTGTTGGAAGAGATATTATCGTGAGAGATAATAATCGTTTTCATCACTTTAAGGATGGTTGGTGTTCTTGTAAAGATTATTGGTAA
- the LOC111241684 gene encoding uncharacterized protein LOC111241684 isoform X2: MIIAHFLIMLNHQDLTCFMSLFMRFLCSQPIKLSSNNHHLVFNHIISSHPGMYSSSCHIHMQYEEPKQEEFQSVQPWKPQFCNQWQQGIASSDFQEMTSQVAQMVAAINQLARKTEEEKEATVNEAPLGAASALEFQADHNLNNVVGGLDQVFSVPDIPIHVPEFQVDINAFDLLQLETIKPVLDLDISVWMSAHTHNLNSAFSIEYIDIPYAVSELCADFNIIPVDNSFTVGVHLAADLIDASEVIFEEPVQVDSKLELPSCLGEN; this comes from the exons ATGATAATTGCTCATTTCCTTATAATGCTCAACCACCAAGATTTGACATGTTTTATGAGCCTATTCATGAGGTTTCTATGCAGCCAACCAATCAAGCTTTCCAGCAACAACCACCACCTTGTTTTCAACCATATCATAAGCAGCCACCCTGGCATGTACAGCAGCAGCTGCCACATTCATATGCAGTATGAGGAGCCAAAGCAAGAGGAATTCCAATCAGTGCAGCCATGGAAGCCACAATTCTGTAACCAGTGGCAGCAGGGGATTGCATCATCTGATTTTCAAGAAATGACCTCCCAAGTGGCCCAAATGGTGGCTGCTATCAATCAACTGGCTAGGAAAACTGAAGAGGAGAAGGAGGCAACAGTCAATGAAGCACCACTGGGAGCAGCCTCTGCACTCGAGTTTCAAGCTGACCATAATCTTAATAATGTAGTTGGCGGACTTGATCAGGTTTTTTCTGTACCTGATATTCCTATTCATGTACCTGAGTTTCAAGTTGATATTAATGCTTTTGATCTTTTACAACTTGAAACAATAAAGCCTGTCTTGGATCTTGATATTTCGGTTTGGATGTCTGCACACACTCACAATTTAAATTCAGCATTTTCCATTGAATATATTGACATACCTTATGCTGTTTCAGAATTATGTGCTGATTTTAACATCATTCCAGTTGATAATAGCTTCACGGTAGGTGTTCATTTAGCTGCTGATTTGATAGATGCTAGTGAGGTCATTTTTGAGGAGCCAGTACAGGTTGATTCTAAACTTGAGCTTCCTAGCTGTTTGGGTGAG AATTAA
- the LOC111241684 gene encoding uncharacterized protein LOC111241684 isoform X1 translates to MYSSSCHIHMQYEEPKQEEFQSVQPWKPQFCNQWQQGIASSDFQEMTSQVAQMVAAINQLARKTEEEKEATVNEAPLGAASALEFQADHNLNNVVGGLDQVFSVPDIPIHVPEFQVDINAFDLLQLETIKPVLDLDISVWMSAHTHNLNSAFSIEYIDIPYAVSELCADFNIIPVDNSFTVGVHLAADLIDASEVIFEEPVQVDSKLELPSCLGEVQISFDNLMHEKPLPDSLAVMPSCSEMLDKFFVLEHIDILDEVYDVCTEPNYNIDDSLVKCTDLTEDSAVIGRDILNELTQVCSDLEIPVALSELPLQYGSFDCLCIDPLEPVADTAVFKHLRLDIFIPLPIVLMLCVQPLMHCSLLKMNLSSLLTKMQCLMIHLCLTLNLVNFVQN, encoded by the coding sequence ATGTACAGCAGCAGCTGCCACATTCATATGCAGTATGAGGAGCCAAAGCAAGAGGAATTCCAATCAGTGCAGCCATGGAAGCCACAATTCTGTAACCAGTGGCAGCAGGGGATTGCATCATCTGATTTTCAAGAAATGACCTCCCAAGTGGCCCAAATGGTGGCTGCTATCAATCAACTGGCTAGGAAAACTGAAGAGGAGAAGGAGGCAACAGTCAATGAAGCACCACTGGGAGCAGCCTCTGCACTCGAGTTTCAAGCTGACCATAATCTTAATAATGTAGTTGGCGGACTTGATCAGGTTTTTTCTGTACCTGATATTCCTATTCATGTACCTGAGTTTCAAGTTGATATTAATGCTTTTGATCTTTTACAACTTGAAACAATAAAGCCTGTCTTGGATCTTGATATTTCGGTTTGGATGTCTGCACACACTCACAATTTAAATTCAGCATTTTCCATTGAATATATTGACATACCTTATGCTGTTTCAGAATTATGTGCTGATTTTAACATCATTCCAGTTGATAATAGCTTCACGGTAGGTGTTCATTTAGCTGCTGATTTGATAGATGCTAGTGAGGTCATTTTTGAGGAGCCAGTACAGGTTGATTCTAAACTTGAGCTTCCTAGCTGTTTGGGTGAGGTACAAATTAGCTTTGATAATCTTATGCATGAGAAACCCTTGCCTGATAGTCTTGCTGTCATGCCTAGTTGTTCTGAAATGCtggataaattttttgttttagaacaTATTGATATTCTGGATGAGGTTTATGATGTGTGCACTGAACCTAATTACAATATTGATGATAGCCTTGTGAAATGCACTGACTTAACTGAGGATTCTGCTGTTATTGGTAGGGATATTTTAAATGAGCTAACACAGGTGTGTTCTGACCTTGAGATTCCAGTTGCTTTATCTGAGCTTCCTTTGCAGTATGGCTCATTTGATTGCCTGTGTATAGATCCTTTAGAACCTGTTGCTGACACTGCAGTATTTAAGCATTTGAGATTGGATATATTCATACCCCTGCCGATTGTATTGATGTTATGTGTCCAGCCTTTGATGCACTGTTctttattgaaaatgaatttgagttCACTGTTAACAAAGATGCAATGTTTGATGATCCACTTATGCTTGACTTTGAATTTAGTGAATTTTGTGCAGAATTAA
- the LOC106761210 gene encoding glycine-rich protein 2 gives MSDSEKQRVTGKVKWFNDQKGFGFITTDDGGEDLFVHQSSIRSDGFRSLALGESVEFLIDSDSEGRTKAVDVTGPDESPVQGTRGGGGGGRGGYGGGGGGRGGYGGGGRGGRGGYGGGGGYGGGGYGGGGGYGGGGGGGGGCYKCGETGHMARDCSLGGGGGGRYGGSGGGGGGGSCYNCGESGHFARDCPSNAR, from the coding sequence ATGAGCGACAGTGAGAAGCAGAGGGTAACGGGAAAGGTCAAGTGGTTCAATGATCAGAAGGGATTTGGCTTCATAACCACCGATGACGGCGGCGAGGATCTCTTCGTCCACCAGTCCTCCATCCGATCCGACGGTTTTCGCAGCCTCGCCCTAGGAGAATCCGTCGAGTTCCTCATCGACTCCGATTCCGAAGGCCGCACCAAGGCCGTCGACGTCACCGGCCCTGACGAATCGCCCGTGCAGGGCACCCGCGGTGGTGGAGGAGGGGGAAGAGGTGGATACGGAGGCGGGGGTGGTGGAAGAGGTGGCTATGGCGGCGGAGGACGCGGAGGACGAGGTGGATATGGAGGCGGTGGCGGATATGGTGGCGGTGGCTATGGCGGAGGCGGTGGGTATGggggaggtggtggtggtggagggggTTGCTATAAGTGTGGGGAGACGGGTCACATGGCGAGGGACTGCAGCTtaggtggtggcggtggtggaaGGTACGGAGGAAGTGGTGGCGGAGGTGGCGGTGGAAGCTGCTACAACTGTGGGGAGTCTGGGCATTTTGCGAGGGACTGCCCTTCGAATGCGCGTTGA
- the LOC106761099 gene encoding auxin transporter-like protein 5 yields MALEKEVETVIVGNYEEMESEGKPRDVKSKLLSFLWHGGSVYDAWFSCASNQVAQVLLTLPYSFSQLGMLSGTLFQLFYGLLGCWTAYLISALYVEYRTRKEREKYNFRNHVIQWFEVLDGLLGKHWRNVGLAFNCTFLLFGSVIQLIACASNIYYINDNLDKRTWTYIFGACCATTVFIPSFHNYRIWSFLGLLMTTYTAWYLTVASLLHGQVEGVQHSGPTKLVLYFTGATNILYTFGGHAVTVEIMHAMWKPQKFKSIYLLASVYVLTLTLPSAAAVYWAFGDMLLDHSNAFSLLPRSSFRDMAVILMLIHQFITFGFACTPLYLVWEKAIGIHESKSLCKRALARLPVVIPIWFLAIVFPFFGPINSTVGSLLVSFTVYIIPALAHIFTFKSPSARQNAVEQPPKLVGRWAGAYTINVFVVVWIVVVGFGFGGWASMVNFVHQIDTFGFFTKCYQCPSPTSVHPPQLNATAPSPLRH; encoded by the exons ATGGCATTGGAGAAAGAGGTTGAAACTGTAATAGTTGGGAACTATGAGGAGATGGAAAGTGAAGGGAAGCCTAGGGATGTAAAATCCAAGTTATTAAGCTTCTTGTGGCATGGTGGTTCTGTTTACGATGCTTGGTTTAGCTGTGCTTCCAACCAG GTGGCTCAAGTTCTGCTTACGCTGCCTTACTCATTTTCCCAGCTGGGAATGCTTTCTGGCACCCTTTTTCAACTCTTCTACGGTTTGCTGGGTTGCTGGACTGCTTACCTTATTAGCGCACTCTACGTTGAATACAGAAccagaaaagagagagaaaaatataatttcaggAACCATGTCATCCAG TGGTTTGAGGTTCTTGACGGGCTCCTCGGGAAGCACTGGAGAAACGTTGGCTTGGCCTTCAACTGcacatttcttctttttggaTCTGTTATCCAACTCATAGCTTGCGCAAG CAACATATATTACATAAACGATAATCTGGATAAGAGAACTTGGACTTATATCTTTGGAGCGTGCTGTGCCACCACTGTATTTATCCCTTCCTTCCACAACTACAGAATCTGGTCCTTTCTTGGCCTCCTCATGACCACCTACACTGCTTGGTACCTCACTGTTGCTTCTCTCCTCCATGGCCAG GTGGAAGGGGTTCAGCATTCGGGTCCGACTAAATTGGTTCTATATTTTACGGGGGCCACAAACATTCTCTACACATTCGGGGGACATGCCGTCACTGT GGAGATAATGCATGCGATGTGGAAGCCTCAAAAATTCAAGTCCATATACTTACTGGCTAGTGTGTATGTACTGACACTGACGCTTCCATCGGCAGCAGCAGTATACTGGGCATTTGGAGATATGCTTCTTGATCACTCCAATGCTTTTTCTCTCCTTCCAAGGTCATCCTTCCGTGACATGGCTGTCATTTTAATGCTCATCCACCAG TTCATAACATTTGGGTTTGCATGCACGCCACTGTATCTGGTGTGGGAGAAAGCAATAGGGATACACGAGTCTAAGAGCCTCTGCAAGCGTGCTCTTGCAAGACTACCAGTGGTGATCCCCATATGGTTTCTTGCCATTGTCTTCCCCTTCTTCGGGCCCATCAACTCCACCGTTGGATCTCTTCTTGTCAGCTTCACCGTTTACATCATTCCTGCCCTCGCTCACATCTTCACCTTCAAATCACCCTCTGCTCGACAG AATGCGGTGGAGCAACCTCCGAAGTTGGTGGGAAGATGGGCGGGTGCGTACACGATCAACGTATTTGTGGTGGTGTGGATTGTGGTGGTAGGGTTTGGATTCGGTGGATGGGCAAGTATGGTTAACTTCGTACACCAGATTGACACATTCGGTTTCTTCACGAAATGTTACCAGTGCCCCTCACCCACCTCCGTCCATCCGCCGCAACTCAACGCAACCGCGCCTTCCCCTCTCCGTCACTGA